From a single Brassica rapa cultivar Chiifu-401-42 chromosome A01, CAAS_Brap_v3.01, whole genome shotgun sequence genomic region:
- the LOC103874530 gene encoding uncharacterized protein LOC103874530, with amino-acid sequence MVGRAGDAFRVSEFKEIMELIKLTDWRCWDYLEKIDKKLWTRSHFKGERFNVMTSNAAESLNNALLPARDSPIMALFEFIRRKLCTWYLRRRTEISKMKGNVPDNIQKILVEQLVLSTGLLVMPCSTWLFEVTHRPTNFGFTVDLDKRTCTCLEFQNLGLPCRYAIAAASCRNMQYPMFVCKHHLKETWAETVRGIILPVPDPKDVEVPAEILTVDLYPPTTKRTKGRPGIKRKLSAGEIPVRLWC; translated from the coding sequence ATGGTTGGCAGAGCTGGGGATGCGTTCAGAGTTTCAGAGTTTAAGGAGATAATGGAGCTTATTAAACTGACGGATTGGAGATGCTGGGATTATTTGGAGAAGATCGACAAGAAGCTATGGACACGTTCACATTTCAAAGGGGAGAGATTTAACGTGATGACTTCTAACGCTGCTGAATCGTTGAATAATGCTCTTCTGCCCGCTCGTGATAGTCCTATAATGGCATTGTTCGAGTTTATTCGCCGGAAGCTGTGTACATGGTATTTAAGAAGACGCACCGAGATCAGTAAGATGAAGGGAAATGTTCCAGATAATATTCAAAAGATACTGGTCGAACAGCTGGTGCTGTCAACGGGCCTTCTAGTTATGCCATGTTCGACTTGGTTATTCGAAGTTACGCACAGGCCAACTAATTTTGGTTTCACGGTTGATCTGGATAAACGAACTTGCACTTGCCTCGAATTCCAAAATCTTGGTTTGCCATGCCGATATGCCATTGCTGCTGCTTCTTGTCGTAATATGCAGTACCCCATGTTTGTTTGCAAACACCATCTCAAAGAGACATGGGCTGAAACAGTTAGGGGTATCATACTTCCGGTTCCGGATCCAAAGGATGTTGAAGTGCCAGCCGAAATACTAACGGTTGATCTTTATCCACCAACGACCAAACGAACGAAGGGAAGACCAGGAATCAAACGTAAACTGTCAGCAGGAGAGATACCGGTAAGACTGTGGTGTTGA